The genomic DNA ATCGTCGAGTCCATGGTCCACCGGCACACGCGCGACACCTTCGCGCGctacgccgccggcggcgtcgagggcgccagCATCCTCTTCAACCGCTACACCCTCCTCCGCGACGGCCCCCCCCACATGGCCAGCGACCTGTCCAccgcgctcgcccgcaacatgcccgccgccctcgcctgcctggccgACATGCGGTACGGCGAGgtcttcggcgtcgacccgctcggcatcgagggcTTCATGTAGTTGTCGGTGGTGGGACCTCGACATGAGCTTCATTCTTCTGTCTGGCTCTTTGTCGTTGTCGGAAGTCCCCTTTCATGTTGGCACAACTATATCGGGGCATGAGGGCTTTTATCAAGAGACCCCCTTGGGCATTCTGGATGAGGCTCTTCAGACTTTGTCCCCCTCTTTGACATTAAAAAACCCCAAAACAAGAACgaacaaaacaaaaacaaaaacaacaacaaaaaaAATCATTTGCGGGGAGGAACTACATCTTTCATGACCTGCCCCTGCATTCACCAAGGCGTTTTGTTGTCTGGGGCGTACGCGCCCTTCTTCACTCCGAAAGGACCTGTACGATGATCGGACAGAGTCTATGCATAGACCACTTGAGGCAAAATGGGTAAATTTGGTCACGGATGAGAGCACCTTACGCTCTGATGGAAGGAATCTTGCACAGATGACGGAGGGGAGACCTGCTGGAGGATCGGGTGATTCAGGCGTTCGATGGGAGAACCGGGTAACGGATGGGATATTCACGGACGGCATGGTTGGGGAGTTTTTTCTGAGATTGTGGACGGCGGGTTTGGCTTACGGCTGGGGGGCATGTTGTCATAGCCGGACCAGGCAAGCAACTACGCGGTAACTAATGGTGTTTTGTTGCTGTGGTGGCGCCAACTTAGTAGCCGCCTCATGTACGCCTGGCGTTGAGGGCGAGGGAGTTTTGGAGTCTTTGTACGCATTCTACACTCTACAGATTGCGCATCACGACTGAGAAATACACAAACGTTGTCAGTCTACAAACCGCAGTACCGACCTGATATTGTCCAGTGAAACTTGGTCGACGGCTGTTCTCCATGAATGGTCATTTACACAAAAAGTAAAAAAAAACAAGGTCATATCTATGTAGCCCCAAAGCAATGGTGGTCGTCAGTGGAAACCCTTCCCAAACTCCAGCGCTTGTAACCCATCGTCAGTCTGTACAGTAGAGCTCGTGTCGCTTGTTGCCTCTCTTTTTACACCCAGTCACGCAAATTCGTGTCCAGTGAGTGGCGCGCCCTTCTTTTCTTACACGTTCCTTCGTGTCCCCAGGGGCATCCGTACGCTGGCGTCGTCCTTGAAGCGCGacaggtcgccgccgatgagcttGCGGAGGTTGCTCATGTCGGTGAGGTAGCGCTGCATCTCCTCGTGCAGCTCGTCACCCGCGGCCGTGCTGTCCGAGTCgtagtcgtagtcgtcgccgtcgtcgtactcggcgtcctcgccattgccgtggctgctgttgctgttctccttgtccacgttcttgccctcgccgccccctAGGTGGTCGTCTTGGTCGGGGGCGGATCTGATGGTGACGGCAGGGATCGGGTTCTTGAGGCTGTCGATGGCTAGCTTGAGGTGCAGCTTGAGGGCCTCGTTTTCCGTCTGCAGCTTCTTGATCTTGCTCTCGGCCACCATGCTGCGCTCCTCCATCATGCGCTGCATCTGTGCCACGCGCTGCTGGtactcctcgagcttctcctcggcctccttggcgtTCTTCTCGCGCTGCCGCGAGTCCGACACTGACACTTGTAGCAGGCGaatctcctcggccatggccgcgatTTGCGCATCCCTCTCGGCCGTGGAGATGTGGTCCtggttgacgacggcgcgcgtgCGGATGCGTTTGGCCTGGTCGGCGTAGCGCAGCGTCGAGAGCGTCTCCTCGTAATCGGAGGGGGCGATGCAGGCAatcatggccgtcttgcTGTTGCCGCCCAGCGAGTCCTTGAGGAGCCACGTTAGGATGGAGTCGCGGTAGGGCACCACGTCCTTGCGCTTGCCCGAGCGGAGCTGCTTcgggtcggcgagggcggcaatGACGCGGCCCAGCGTGGTGAGCGACTTGTTGATGTTGCTGCCCTCGCGAAGGCGCGCGCCCGTGGCCTCGGTCGACTTGGCCCTCTCGCTGCCGgccaggtcgacgaggcggatgCGCGAGCTGCGCTCCGTCGACTCGTCCGTCTCCATGTCGTGGTGTATCTGCCGCAGCATGATGGTGAAAACTGCATGGCTTCGACTGCTAGTGTCATTCATCTTggtgctcgccgtcgtgcgcGACGAGTCGCCCAGCTTCATGTAGCGCATGATCTCGTTGATGTTGCGGACGGGCACCTCGGTCAGGTCCTTGACGTAGGGGCCCTCGGTGGGCGACTCGCGGATCTTGAGAtagtgcggcggcgcggagctgGGGACGACGGGCACCAGCAGGTCCCGGACGTGCTCGTTGTAGACCTCAAAGTAGGAGACGCGCACATTGTAGGCGACGTTGGAGTCTTCGTTttgcgccgcctcgatgcGCTCAAAGAGGTCCTCGCACGTACGGGGGATGAGACCGGGCTGCTCGGGCGTGCCCATCATGGTGTAGCTCTTGCCGGAGCCCGTCTGGCCGTAG from Purpureocillium takamizusanense chromosome 4, complete sequence includes the following:
- a CDS encoding uncharacterized protein (COG:Z~EggNog:ENOG503NUHP), with the protein product MDPITQVTTLRAPEIPGTPNGKQSLRGKVIDDKQFAFDNSFWSHDVADAHYAHQEDVYNSLGEEFLDHNFEGYHTCIFAYGQTGSGKSYTMMGTPEQPGLIPRTCEDLFERIEAAQNEDSNVAYNVRVSYFEVYNEHVRDLLVPVVPSSAPPHYLKIRESPTEGPYVKDLTEVPVRNINEIMRYMKLGDSSRTTASTKMNDTSSRSHAVFTIMLRQIHHDMETDESTERSSRIRLVDLAGSERAKSTEATGARLREGSNINKSLTTLGRVIAALADPKQLRSGKRKDVVPYRDSILTWLLKDSLGGNSKTAMIACIAPSDYEETLSTLRYADQAKRIRTRAVVNQDHISTAERDAQIAAMAEEIRLLQVSVSDSRQREKNAKEAEEKLEEYQQRVAQMQRMMEERSMVAESKIKKLQTENEALKLHLKLAIDSLKNPIPAVTIRSAPDQDDHLGGGEGKNVDKENSNSSHGNGEDAEYDDGDDYDYDSDSTAAGDELHEEMQRYLTDMSNLRKLIGGDLSRFKDDASVRMPLGTRRNV
- a CDS encoding uncharacterized protein (COG:Z~EggNog:ENOG503NUHP) — protein: MYRNLRKRLRDSVQDINETLLEMALDARLMPSSSSSSSGLAAVASSASTPSLRSRDGSTPVPARMDGGGNVRVVVRVRAFLQREIEKATRCLIDMDPITQVTTLRAPEIPGTPNGKQSLRGKVIDDKQFAFDNSFWSHDVADAHYAHQEDVYNSLGEEFLDHNFEGYHTCIFAYGQTGSGKSYTMMGTPEQPGLIPRTCEDLFERIEAAQNEDSNVAYNVRVSYFEVYNEHVRDLLVPVVPSSAPPHYLKIRESPTEGPYVKDLTEVPVRNINEIMRYMKLGDSSRTTASTKMNDTSSRSHAVFTIMLRQIHHDMETDESTERSSRIRLVDLAGSERAKSTEATGARLREGSNINKSLTTLGRVIAALADPKQLRSGKRKDVVPYRDSILTWLLKDSLGGNSKTAMIACIAPSDYEETLSTLRYADQAKRIRTRAVVNQDHISTAERDAQIAAMAEEIRLLQVSVSDSRQREKNAKEAEEKLEEYQQRVAQMQRMMEERSMVAESKIKKLQTENEALKLHLKLAIDSLKNPIPAVTIRSAPDQDDHLGGGEGKNVDKENSNSSHGNGEDAEYDDGDDYDYDSDSTAAGDELHEEMQRYLTDMSNLRKLIGGDLSRFKDDASVRMPLGTRRNV